One stretch of Pseudoramibacter sp. DNA includes these proteins:
- a CDS encoding aldehyde dehydrogenase family protein: protein MTVQNTLKSQYGLFIDGAFRPSSDQAYFKVTNPATGDVLAEVAEATKQDVDDAVQAAWKAFPAWRDTEPAQRAAVLDKIADVIDANKEWLAKVETLDNGKPIRETLTIDVPYAADHFRYFAGAVRTQKGHATVLDGGLLSIELREPIGVVGQIVPWNFPFLMAAWKLAPVLAAGDCAVIKSSSTTPLSLMVLMELIQDVVPAGVINVINGKGSRSGQFLLDHPDVRKLAFTGSTEVGYSVAKAAADKLIPATLELGGKSANIFFDDANLEQALDGAQLGILFNQGQVCCAGSRIFVQDGIYDEFVEKLADQFAKVKQGDPLDPETQVGSQINAGQVKKIASYMDIAREEGATIAVGGEANTDGDLAKGNFFKPTLITNVTNDMRVAQEEIFGPVAVVIRFKTEDEVIAMANDSEYGLGGGVWTKDITRAFRVARKVETGRMWVNIYNMIPAGAPFGGVKKSGIGRETDLAILDAYTVCKNIMINLSDAPSGFFPMQ from the coding sequence ATGACAGTACAGAACACTTTAAAATCACAATACGGACTGTTTATCGACGGTGCATTCAGACCGTCCTCAGATCAGGCCTATTTCAAAGTCACCAACCCGGCCACAGGCGATGTCCTCGCTGAAGTTGCCGAAGCGACGAAACAAGATGTCGATGATGCGGTTCAGGCGGCGTGGAAAGCTTTCCCGGCCTGGCGGGACACCGAACCGGCTCAGCGGGCCGCGGTGCTCGACAAGATCGCAGACGTCATCGATGCCAATAAAGAATGGCTCGCCAAAGTCGAAACTTTGGACAACGGCAAGCCCATCCGCGAAACCCTGACCATCGACGTCCCCTACGCGGCGGACCATTTCCGCTACTTCGCCGGGGCCGTGAGAACCCAGAAGGGCCACGCCACCGTTTTGGACGGCGGGCTCCTCAGCATCGAACTCCGGGAACCCATCGGCGTGGTCGGGCAGATCGTCCCGTGGAACTTCCCGTTCCTCATGGCCGCCTGGAAACTGGCGCCGGTGCTGGCTGCCGGGGACTGCGCGGTGATTAAATCCTCATCAACTACTCCATTGAGCCTGATGGTGCTCATGGAACTCATCCAGGACGTGGTGCCCGCAGGGGTCATCAACGTCATCAACGGCAAAGGCTCCCGTTCCGGACAATTCCTCCTGGATCACCCGGACGTCCGGAAACTGGCCTTTACCGGTTCCACCGAAGTGGGCTACAGCGTGGCGAAGGCCGCGGCGGACAAACTGATCCCGGCCACCTTGGAACTCGGCGGCAAGAGCGCGAACATCTTCTTCGACGACGCGAATCTGGAACAGGCCCTCGACGGCGCCCAGCTCGGGATTCTGTTCAACCAGGGCCAGGTGTGCTGCGCCGGCTCCCGGATCTTCGTCCAGGACGGCATCTACGACGAATTTGTCGAAAAACTCGCCGACCAGTTTGCCAAAGTGAAACAGGGCGATCCGTTAGATCCTGAAACCCAGGTCGGTTCCCAGATCAACGCCGGACAGGTGAAGAAAATCGCGTCCTACATGGACATCGCCAGGGAAGAAGGGGCGACGATCGCGGTTGGCGGCGAAGCCAACACCGACGGAGACCTCGCCAAAGGCAATTTCTTCAAACCGACGTTGATTACCAACGTGACCAACGACATGCGCGTGGCCCAGGAAGAAATCTTCGGGCCGGTGGCCGTGGTCATCCGCTTCAAGACCGAAGACGAAGTCATCGCCATGGCCAACGATTCCGAATACGGCCTCGGCGGCGGCGTCTGGACCAAGGACATCACCAGAGCCTTCCGGGTTGCCCGGAAAGTGGAAACCGGCCGGATGTGGGTCAACATCTACAACATGATCCCGGCAGGGGCGCCCTTCGGCGGCGTGAAGAAATCCGGCATCGGCCGTGAAACCGACCTCGCCATCCTCGACGCCTACACCGTCTGCAAAAACATCATGATCAACCTTTCAGATGCACCTTCGGGATTCTTCCCGATGCAATAG
- the pdxR gene encoding MocR-like pyridoxine biosynthesis transcription factor PdxR codes for MLNYDLTQRGNTPLYRFLYSCIRKDIETGALAADTRLPSKRRLAEDLNLSVNTVMTAYDLLVSEGFVYTREKKGYYVSRLNYRAPKKKARPPKAAEPEERNWFMDFRAGHAPLDLFPTSLWAKCMREAISAADSLYTTVSWKGLAALRNAIAEDLADHRGMTGVSPEQIVIGAGTEYLYGRLMEILGPGITIAGADTGPSKFAQIAANHGSRWCYIPVDEKNMRADCLAQTSASVVHLSPANLFPYGRSMPIDRRIAFFEWANAAPSRWIIEDNYDAEFCFGPAGHRSMFSEDAHEKVIYLNTLSKTMVPTLRISFMVLPEALLRRYEETVSFYTCTVSSFEQYALALFIERGYYERHLFRLLHHYRKLRAAILDEIQHNPILSRIAEVADTDAGTHFLMTVHTDLSEAEILSRAEARSLRFHFFHPKYQKPRPGEVQLIINFAAIDESRIPEVFARLGAVFEG; via the coding sequence ATGCTCAACTACGATTTAACCCAGCGGGGGAATACTCCCCTTTACCGTTTTCTCTATTCCTGTATTCGAAAAGACATCGAAACCGGCGCCCTGGCCGCGGACACCCGCCTGCCCAGCAAGCGCCGCCTCGCCGAGGATTTGAACCTCAGCGTCAACACCGTCATGACGGCCTACGACCTGCTGGTCTCCGAAGGCTTCGTGTACACCCGGGAGAAAAAAGGCTATTACGTCAGCCGCCTCAACTACCGGGCGCCGAAAAAAAAGGCCCGGCCGCCGAAAGCAGCCGAGCCTGAAGAACGGAATTGGTTCATGGATTTCCGCGCCGGCCACGCCCCCTTGGATCTCTTTCCCACCAGCCTGTGGGCCAAATGCATGCGGGAGGCCATCAGCGCGGCCGACAGCCTGTACACCACCGTGTCCTGGAAGGGATTAGCCGCCCTGCGCAACGCCATCGCCGAAGATCTGGCCGATCACCGGGGCATGACCGGCGTCTCCCCAGAACAGATCGTCATCGGCGCCGGCACCGAATACCTCTACGGCCGGCTCATGGAAATCCTCGGCCCCGGCATCACCATCGCCGGTGCGGACACCGGGCCGTCCAAATTCGCCCAGATCGCCGCCAACCACGGCAGCCGCTGGTGCTACATCCCCGTGGACGAAAAAAACATGCGCGCCGACTGTCTGGCCCAGACTTCGGCCAGCGTGGTGCACCTCTCCCCGGCCAATTTGTTCCCCTACGGGCGAAGCATGCCCATCGACCGGCGCATCGCCTTTTTCGAGTGGGCCAACGCCGCGCCGTCCCGGTGGATCATCGAGGACAACTACGACGCGGAATTCTGTTTCGGCCCCGCCGGCCACCGGTCCATGTTTTCCGAAGACGCCCACGAAAAGGTCATCTACCTCAACACCCTTTCCAAGACCATGGTGCCCACCCTGCGCATCAGCTTCATGGTGCTGCCTGAGGCCCTGCTCAGGCGCTACGAAGAGACCGTGAGCTTTTACACCTGCACGGTGTCGAGCTTTGAGCAGTACGCCCTGGCCCTGTTCATCGAGCGGGGCTATTACGAGCGCCATCTGTTCCGGCTGCTCCATCATTACCGGAAGCTCCGGGCCGCGATCCTCGACGAGATTCAGCACAATCCGATTTTGTCCCGCATCGCCGAAGTCGCCGACACCGACGCCGGCACCCACTTCCTCATGACGGTGCACACCGATCTCAGCGAAGCCGAAATCCTGTCCCGGGCCGAGGCCCGGTCCCTGCGGTTTCACTTCTTCCATCCGAAATATCAGAAGCCCCGTCCCGGGGAAGTTCAGCTCATTATCAACTTCGCCGCCATCGACGAAAGCCGGATTCCCGAGGTCTTTGCGCGGTTAGGGGCGGTGTTTGAGGGGTGA
- a CDS encoding ADP-ribosylglycohydrolase family protein — MYGALLGDMIGAPYEFSPIKTKDFPLFSKASRFTDDSVMTVAVADVLIDAGKAASPEAVKKQLVLSMKKWGRRYPDGGYGGRFYGWLMGEDEEPYNSFGNGSAMRVSPAGWLYDTLDETRRYARLTAEVTHNHPEGIKGAEAVASAIYLARTGSTKAEIKKQITDLFGYDLSQTCDAIRPAYRFDVTCQGSVPEAIVAFLDSTDTEDAIRNAVSLGGDADTQGCIAGSVAEAYFGVPENLIAACRSRLPADMLAVADRFMKVRRSPLKHRP; from the coding sequence ATGTACGGCGCACTGCTCGGGGACATGATCGGCGCCCCTTACGAATTCAGTCCGATTAAGACAAAAGATTTCCCATTATTTTCGAAGGCGTCCCGGTTCACGGACGACTCGGTGATGACCGTCGCCGTGGCCGACGTTTTGATCGATGCGGGGAAGGCGGCTTCGCCCGAAGCCGTCAAAAAGCAGTTGGTTTTGAGTATGAAAAAATGGGGCCGGCGCTACCCCGACGGCGGCTACGGCGGCCGTTTTTACGGCTGGCTTATGGGAGAAGATGAAGAACCCTACAACAGTTTCGGCAACGGCTCCGCCATGCGGGTGTCTCCGGCGGGGTGGCTGTACGACACTCTGGACGAAACCCGGCGCTATGCCCGGCTCACCGCCGAAGTGACCCACAACCATCCCGAAGGGATCAAAGGAGCCGAAGCGGTGGCGTCGGCGATTTATCTGGCCCGGACCGGCAGCACCAAGGCCGAGATCAAAAAGCAGATAACGGATCTGTTCGGCTACGATTTGTCGCAGACCTGCGACGCGATCCGGCCGGCCTACCGCTTCGACGTGACCTGCCAGGGCTCGGTGCCCGAAGCGATTGTCGCGTTTTTAGACAGCACCGACACCGAAGACGCGATTCGAAACGCTGTGTCTCTGGGCGGCGATGCCGACACCCAGGGCTGCATCGCCGGGAGCGTCGCCGAAGCCTATTTCGGCGTGCCGGAGAATTTGATCGCCGCGTGCCGGAGCCGGCTGCCGGCGGACATGCTGGCAGTGGCGGACCGGTTTATGAAAGTCCGGCGCTCACCCCTCAAACACCGCCCCTAA
- a CDS encoding 4Fe-4S binding protein translates to MKRSALTDTIAGIRTYCPGNTVGEAEALTPACAGLPIFQAPLIGVASAADPLFEKFKEASVVGGPYAPPAAWLPGARSVICLFFPFNPEITAANGKLPVETAPGWLHGRIEGQAYIIRFMKSLVQALEAAGHRAVNPASDPRFSYTLDAVKDGSGKNVNLKTASAWPERHAAYAAGLGTFGLSKGLITKAGIAGRLGSVITNAAIPADNRPYTGIYDYCIRCGACVRRCPAHAIALDKGKNHKLCYDWMMGTKAKYAPRLGCGKCQCAVPCAKPDFLARTRKKRER, encoded by the coding sequence ATGAAACGCAGCGCATTGACCGATACGATTGCCGGTATTAGGACATATTGCCCGGGAAATACTGTCGGCGAAGCCGAGGCTCTGACCCCGGCCTGCGCCGGATTGCCCATTTTTCAGGCACCCCTGATCGGGGTCGCGTCGGCGGCAGATCCGCTGTTTGAAAAGTTTAAGGAAGCGTCCGTCGTCGGCGGGCCCTACGCGCCGCCGGCGGCCTGGCTGCCCGGCGCCCGGTCGGTCATCTGTCTGTTCTTTCCGTTTAATCCGGAAATCACAGCCGCTAACGGGAAACTGCCTGTGGAAACGGCGCCGGGATGGCTCCACGGGCGTATCGAAGGCCAGGCCTACATCATCCGCTTTATGAAAAGCCTGGTCCAAGCGTTGGAGGCGGCGGGACATCGGGCGGTGAATCCGGCGTCGGACCCGCGGTTTTCGTACACCCTGGACGCAGTCAAAGACGGTTCAGGGAAGAACGTGAATTTAAAGACGGCCAGCGCCTGGCCGGAGCGCCACGCCGCCTACGCCGCCGGGCTCGGCACCTTCGGGCTGTCCAAGGGACTCATCACGAAGGCGGGGATCGCCGGGCGCCTGGGCAGTGTCATCACCAACGCGGCCATTCCCGCCGACAACCGCCCTTACACCGGCATCTACGATTACTGCATCCGCTGCGGGGCCTGCGTCCGGCGCTGCCCGGCTCATGCGATTGCTTTGGACAAGGGCAAGAACCATAAGCTGTGTTACGATTGGATGATGGGCACGAAGGCGAAATACGCGCCGCGGCTGGGCTGCGGGAAATGCCAGTGCGCCGTGCCCTGTGCTAAGCCGGATTTCCTGGCGCGGACGCGGAAGAAAAGAGAGAGGTGA
- a CDS encoding ArsR/SmtB family transcription factor, whose protein sequence is MNNIIDIFKALSNETRLNILKWLKEPGRYFPPQGLHIPEGESFDDSVCVGSICERAEISQSTISTYLDMMLRCGLLESKRCGKWTYYRRNEKTIQELARYIGTEL, encoded by the coding sequence ATGAATAACATCATTGATATTTTTAAAGCACTTTCAAATGAAACGCGGCTCAATATCCTGAAATGGCTGAAAGAACCGGGGCGGTATTTCCCGCCCCAGGGGCTGCACATTCCGGAAGGAGAATCCTTTGACGACAGCGTCTGTGTCGGCTCGATCTGCGAAAGGGCAGAAATCTCCCAGTCGACCATTTCAACCTATCTGGACATGATGCTGCGCTGCGGGCTGCTGGAATCCAAGCGCTGCGGCAAGTGGACCTACTACCGGCGCAACGAAAAGACGATTCAGGAACTGGCCCGTTATATCGGAACGGAACTGTAA
- a CDS encoding ATP-binding protein produces the protein MAIYDDRLEITSPGGLLPGVSIARMKEGFSKIRNKALAHAFLYMNMIEEWGSGIPKLIEEMKQFGLKEPEFIDMDIGFRVNLYRTNSELNSELNSELNSTSSEEKEKEIDWSQYDVNATQVRILKAIAVNPKISARVISQKIGMTQRAVEKNIRELKQKKVLVRHGSPRYGEWEIIRQ, from the coding sequence GTGGCTATTTATGATGATCGCCTGGAAATCACTTCGCCGGGAGGACTTCTTCCTGGTGTCTCTATCGCAAGGATGAAAGAAGGATTTTCAAAAATACGCAACAAGGCATTGGCTCATGCTTTTTTGTACATGAATATGATTGAAGAGTGGGGAAGTGGCATTCCGAAATTAATTGAAGAGATGAAGCAATTTGGTCTTAAAGAACCGGAATTTATTGATATGGATATAGGGTTTCGCGTGAATTTATACCGAACTAATTCGGAGTTAAATTCGGAGTTAAATTCGGAGTTAAATTCAACGAGTTCGGAAGAAAAGGAAAAAGAGATAGACTGGTCTCAATATGACGTCAATGCAACACAAGTTAGAATTCTCAAAGCCATTGCGGTGAATCCTAAAATTTCAGCAAGAGTGATTTCACAAAAAATTGGGATGACACAAAGAGCAGTAGAAAAAAATATCCGCGAATTAAAACAGAAAAAAGTACTTGTCAGGCACGGATCGCCAAGGTATGGGGAATGGGAAATTATAAGGCAATAA